The following coding sequences lie in one Mycobacterium sp. Z3061 genomic window:
- a CDS encoding NAD(P)-dependent oxidoreductase: MRVGFAGVGSQGGPMARRIVEDGFQTTLWARRPESLEPFEGTGAVVAADKRALGAASDVLCLCVIGDSDVDEVLRGNDGALSGMAAEGIVVIHSTVHPDTCRRLQADFPHLHFVDAPVSGGGHMAAAKALLVMVGGDDDAVERCRPVLETFANPLVHLGGLGAGQAAKLLNNALFSAHLGLAASVFAVADGLGVDKAALTSVLSKGSGRSYAAEVISGSGHDLSVMAQLAGALLAKDVDILADLVGRDSSEVVRVATNTIGAMNLGAR; encoded by the coding sequence CTGCGAGTCGGGTTCGCGGGTGTGGGGTCGCAGGGTGGCCCGATGGCACGCCGGATCGTCGAGGACGGGTTTCAGACGACACTGTGGGCGCGCCGCCCCGAGTCGCTAGAACCCTTTGAAGGTACCGGCGCCGTGGTTGCCGCCGATAAGCGTGCGCTCGGGGCCGCATCGGATGTGTTGTGCCTCTGCGTCATTGGTGATTCTGATGTCGACGAGGTGTTGCGTGGGAACGACGGCGCGCTCTCCGGAATGGCCGCCGAGGGGATCGTGGTGATTCACAGCACCGTCCATCCCGATACCTGCCGGCGTCTGCAGGCCGATTTCCCGCACCTGCATTTCGTCGACGCCCCGGTGTCGGGCGGAGGGCATATGGCTGCGGCGAAGGCGTTGCTGGTGATGGTCGGTGGCGACGACGACGCGGTCGAGCGCTGCCGGCCCGTGCTGGAGACGTTCGCGAATCCGCTTGTGCACCTTGGTGGTCTGGGTGCCGGCCAGGCGGCGAAGCTGTTGAACAACGCGCTGTTCAGCGCACACCTCGGGCTGGCCGCCAGCGTCTTCGCCGTCGCCGACGGACTCGGAGTGGACAAAGCAGCCCTCACCAGCGTCCTGTCCAAGGGGAGTGGCCGCAGCTACGCCGCCGAGGTGATCAGCGGCTCCGGGCACGACCTCTCGGTGATGGCGCAACTCGCCGGCGCCCTGCTCGCCAAGGATGTCGACATTCTCGCTGACCTGGTCGGCCGGGATTCCTCCGAAGTTGTCCGGGTGGCCACGAATACCATCGGCGCCATGAATCTCGGCGCCCGGTGA
- a CDS encoding SRPBCC family protein encodes MITESGVEIAAPASLVWDVFSDVERWPEWTASVTELVALDGPGLAVGKRFQIKQPKLPKLVWEVTDVVPGASWTWEQRSPGGATSALHSLTPMAGDRTLVRQVLDQRGPVGALIAKLMIRTTRRYLEMEAQGLKARSEQLRQSLGPHS; translated from the coding sequence ATGATTACAGAGAGCGGCGTCGAGATCGCCGCACCTGCAAGTCTGGTGTGGGATGTGTTCAGCGACGTCGAGCGCTGGCCCGAATGGACCGCCTCGGTCACCGAGTTGGTCGCTCTGGACGGCCCCGGTCTCGCCGTGGGAAAGCGGTTCCAGATCAAGCAGCCAAAGCTGCCGAAGCTGGTGTGGGAAGTCACCGACGTCGTGCCGGGGGCGTCGTGGACCTGGGAACAACGTTCGCCGGGCGGGGCCACGTCCGCTCTGCATTCGCTGACGCCGATGGCCGGCGACCGGACGCTGGTGCGTCAGGTTCTCGACCAGCGAGGCCCGGTAGGCGCTCTGATCGCCAAGCTCATGATCCGCACCACCCGCCGGTATCTGGAGATGGAGGCCCAGGGGCTCAAGGCCCGCAGCGAGCAGCTGCGCCAGTCACTTGGCCCGCACTCCTGA
- a CDS encoding WXG100 family type VII secretion target has protein sequence MSRPLYVDPGMALRAGAVAQEQSQTVTAYLRSVDRDVHDLLGTWKGDAAQAYSDAWNDLLPLLQSMATELDRLGEHVSRSTAAFVQSDQVE, from the coding sequence ATGAGCAGGCCGCTCTACGTCGATCCGGGAATGGCACTGCGCGCGGGCGCGGTTGCCCAAGAACAGTCGCAGACGGTGACCGCCTACCTCAGGTCCGTCGATCGTGATGTGCACGACCTGCTCGGTACGTGGAAAGGCGATGCCGCACAGGCCTATTCGGATGCCTGGAACGATCTCCTGCCATTGCTGCAGTCGATGGCCACAGAGCTGGATCGCCTAGGTGAACACGTCAGTCGCAGCACTGCCGCATTTGTGCAGTCAGATCAGGTCGAGTGA
- a CDS encoding spirocyclase AveC family protein, which produces MSSGLTPLLTGAVIFGWGSGIAFTAAGVYLSIRRRRLHPLLLLCISAISFSWIEAPYDWAMYAQFPPALPRMPAWWPLNMTWGGLPSSVPVGYIGYFVLPATIGAALGQRISRRFGWRRPLTLLTVGLVVGFCWAFVFNAFIGARLGVFYYGYVIPGLAVFEGTRHQYPIYDSLAMGVQMMVFTYLLGRTDSEGRNVIEAWADRKTTGSRQSALLSIVAVVIVGNLMYGAVFAPHVVTKLGGWVTSGSTEQLFPGVPNQPAR; this is translated from the coding sequence ATGAGCTCTGGGCTGACCCCGTTGCTGACGGGCGCCGTCATCTTCGGCTGGGGCAGCGGCATCGCTTTCACCGCAGCTGGCGTGTATCTGAGCATCCGTCGCCGTCGGCTGCATCCGCTGCTGCTGCTCTGCATCTCGGCGATCTCGTTCTCCTGGATCGAGGCGCCATACGACTGGGCGATGTATGCACAGTTCCCGCCGGCGCTGCCGCGGATGCCGGCATGGTGGCCACTGAACATGACCTGGGGTGGGCTGCCGTCGTCTGTGCCCGTGGGCTACATCGGATACTTCGTGCTGCCGGCCACGATCGGGGCAGCGCTCGGGCAACGGATCAGCAGGCGGTTCGGCTGGAGAAGGCCCCTCACACTCCTCACGGTCGGCCTCGTCGTCGGCTTCTGCTGGGCCTTCGTCTTCAACGCGTTCATCGGCGCCCGGCTCGGAGTCTTCTACTACGGCTATGTGATACCTGGACTCGCCGTCTTCGAAGGGACCAGGCATCAATACCCGATCTACGACTCGCTGGCGATGGGCGTGCAGATGATGGTGTTCACCTACCTGCTGGGACGCACCGATTCCGAAGGCCGCAACGTCATCGAGGCATGGGCCGACCGGAAGACGACGGGGTCCCGGCAGTCCGCGCTGCTGTCCATCGTCGCGGTGGTGATCGTCGGAAACCTGATGTACGGGGCTGTATTCGCGCCCCACGTGGTGACCAAATTGGGCGGTTGGGTGACATCGGGCTCGACCGAGCAGTTGTTCCCCGGCGTGCCGAACCAGCCTGCGCGGTGA
- a CDS encoding WXG100 family type VII secretion target produces MVEYSVDLKLLQETTDRIERLVRDVTTAIETVHSDVATPCQEALQGATGSAFQDKHAQWSETITRANGEMAEMRAAAQRAHDNYSAAKAANRAMLGR; encoded by the coding sequence GTGGTCGAGTATTCCGTCGATCTCAAGCTGCTTCAGGAAACGACCGACAGGATCGAGCGGCTCGTTCGGGATGTCACGACGGCGATCGAGACAGTGCACAGCGACGTGGCGACTCCGTGCCAGGAGGCGCTGCAAGGGGCAACGGGTAGTGCGTTCCAGGACAAGCATGCCCAATGGTCGGAGACGATTACGCGTGCCAACGGGGAGATGGCGGAGATGCGGGCCGCGGCGCAGCGGGCCCATGACAACTATTCGGCGGCCAAGGCCGCCAACCGCGCCATGCTCGGGCGGTAG
- a CDS encoding putative toxin: MVDRINTQSYFDGATALFDVASALQRAQATLAADLSGTEGMAGKDERGREFGDAYDEQANQIERFGRDLAAAVRNYGRVLRQAGINHAGAEADSNINGGAPMPPPADPGELIAPCLNMPRASGGNSDGLMENVGLLEEIGIPVPDGDTDKLQRAEAAWAKLGSDRSASFAGKISAISAKFNELNGDEVDIIVEDLEELDSLIQDYTGLATALKDACANHREYLTELRNELTDILESLAIDLAVTAAIGILSSFVSFGAGAALAGGKAAATIARYAMKIRDVIQTVKRLKAFKKISEFFEGSRASSQNEKLARFLQMQLKSARTQGLKNNLKGRIGELKAGIDPKAPKTEIQINGRVRVPDRIDDAAMELVEVKNVNSIGKTKQIQDMLDYASQEGYTMTLIVDTRTTISSNLQALIDGGKLKLLRMALN, from the coding sequence GTGGTCGACAGGATCAACACCCAGAGTTACTTCGACGGAGCGACCGCACTTTTCGACGTTGCGTCGGCGCTGCAGCGGGCGCAGGCGACCCTTGCCGCTGACCTATCCGGCACCGAAGGCATGGCAGGCAAGGATGAGCGCGGCAGAGAATTCGGCGATGCCTATGACGAGCAAGCCAACCAAATCGAAAGGTTCGGCCGCGATCTGGCCGCAGCCGTACGCAACTACGGTCGCGTGCTGCGCCAAGCGGGGATAAATCATGCCGGTGCGGAGGCCGATTCGAATATCAACGGCGGCGCGCCGATGCCCCCGCCGGCAGATCCCGGCGAGCTCATCGCGCCATGCCTCAACATGCCGCGGGCAAGCGGGGGCAACAGCGACGGCTTGATGGAGAACGTCGGCCTGCTTGAAGAGATCGGGATCCCGGTGCCCGACGGCGATACCGACAAACTTCAAAGGGCAGAGGCCGCCTGGGCCAAACTGGGATCGGATCGATCGGCGAGCTTCGCCGGCAAGATCAGCGCGATTTCAGCGAAATTCAACGAACTCAACGGCGACGAGGTCGACATCATCGTCGAGGACCTCGAAGAACTCGATTCGCTGATCCAGGATTACACCGGTCTCGCCACCGCACTCAAAGACGCGTGCGCAAACCATCGTGAGTATCTCACCGAGTTGCGCAATGAACTTACCGATATTCTGGAGTCACTTGCGATTGACTTGGCCGTTACCGCCGCAATCGGCATCCTGTCGTCATTCGTCTCCTTCGGAGCCGGTGCCGCGCTCGCCGGCGGGAAGGCCGCCGCCACCATCGCCAGGTATGCCATGAAAATCAGAGACGTCATTCAGACTGTCAAAAGGCTGAAGGCATTCAAGAAAATCTCCGAGTTTTTCGAGGGATCCCGCGCGTCGAGCCAGAACGAGAAGCTCGCCAGGTTCCTGCAGATGCAGTTGAAGAGCGCACGAACGCAAGGTTTGAAGAATAATCTTAAGGGCCGGATCGGTGAGCTGAAAGCCGGGATCGATCCAAAAGCGCCAAAGACGGAAATCCAAATCAATGGCCGGGTCAGAGTTCCGGACCGGATCGATGACGCCGCTATGGAGCTGGTCGAGGTGAAAAATGTCAACTCTATCGGCAAGACGAAACAGATACAGGACATGCTAGATTATGCGAGCCAGGAGGGTTACACGATGACGCTGATTGTTGACACTCGCACAACGATCTCAAGCAACCTCCAGGCGCTTATCGACGGTGGAAAATTGAAGTTGCTGCGAATGGCGCTCAACTGA
- a CDS encoding VOC family protein encodes MGPDKKLAHFVLQTGQLPALRDWYIRVLDAHVVFEIEFLCFLTFDDEHHRLAIVELPDPTPRTPTTVGLAHTAYTFPDLLSLLVKYEALQENGIRPHAPVQHGVTTSIYYRDPDSNMVELQIDNFATPAESTAYMRGDEYGADPIGPSFDPDAMLAALRAGALESELVTRAWANTCPQLNVRELLLG; translated from the coding sequence ATGGGGCCCGACAAGAAGCTCGCCCACTTCGTGCTGCAGACCGGCCAGTTGCCCGCACTGCGTGACTGGTACATCCGAGTGCTCGACGCACATGTGGTCTTCGAAATCGAGTTCCTTTGCTTCTTGACTTTCGATGACGAGCATCACCGGCTGGCGATCGTTGAGCTTCCTGACCCGACCCCGCGCACCCCGACGACAGTGGGCCTGGCTCATACCGCCTACACCTTCCCTGATCTACTCAGCCTGCTCGTGAAATATGAGGCATTGCAGGAGAACGGCATTCGCCCGCACGCGCCTGTGCAACACGGTGTGACGACATCGATCTACTACCGGGACCCTGATTCCAACATGGTGGAACTACAGATCGACAACTTCGCGACTCCAGCGGAATCGACGGCGTACATGCGTGGCGACGAATACGGCGCCGACCCGATCGGCCCGTCGTTCGACCCGGACGCCATGCTCGCCGCATTGCGTGCGGGCGCCCTGGAATCCGAACTCGTCACTCGCGCCTGGGCGAATACCTGTCCGCAGCTCAACGTGCGGGAACTGCTGCTCGGATAA
- a CDS encoding LppP/LprE family lipoprotein: MRAVVLSALVAALCVLNPLASPARADPTPTCGVNLNAPQIETALGSLPALPEGSAWDHNVKSFDPSSNYNPCATLSTVIITVVGATGSSPDLALLFHKGSYAGVATLKAYAFTSVNAAKTTDDTVALDYKDGREVCTACPGPITTVRYQWQNDHVAMLDPAPAW; encoded by the coding sequence ATGCGAGCAGTTGTCTTGAGCGCGCTTGTCGCCGCGCTCTGTGTGTTGAACCCGCTGGCATCGCCCGCCCGCGCCGATCCGACGCCGACGTGCGGGGTGAATCTGAACGCGCCGCAGATCGAAACGGCGCTCGGCTCGTTGCCGGCGCTACCGGAAGGCTCGGCGTGGGATCACAACGTCAAGAGCTTCGATCCGAGCAGCAACTACAACCCGTGCGCGACGCTGTCGACGGTCATCATCACCGTCGTCGGCGCCACCGGCAGTTCGCCCGACCTGGCGTTGTTGTTCCACAAAGGCAGCTACGCGGGCGTGGCCACGTTGAAGGCGTACGCGTTCACCTCCGTCAACGCGGCCAAGACGACAGATGACACCGTCGCCCTCGACTACAAGGACGGCAGGGAGGTCTGCACGGCCTGTCCGGGACCGATCACCACCGTGCGGTACCAGTGGCAGAACGACCACGTCGCGATGCTGGACCCGGCGCCTGCCTGGTGA
- a CDS encoding TIGR03854 family LLM class F420-dependent oxidoreductase: MKIRFGVGLGSDTPPDHLPAIIDQLESSGVDSLWFSELVYSPAVDPMVGMAYALARTTRLKVGTSVAVLPGRHPVLVAKQLASLAALAPKRVLPVFGLRSAIPAEREVFVVPDGERAAVFDESLRILRAVLAEDAASYRGEFFTVTGAAVAPRPSPPLDIWVGGSSPAAYRRIGELADGWLGSFLTPDEARQARAAIEHAAAQAGRHVEPDHFGISLAVADGELPAELAAAVRRRRPDCAPEELVAAGWDELHQQLDGYLAAGLTKFVIRPVGVPAVDGFIDRFVTELLPRQN; the protein is encoded by the coding sequence GTGAAAATTCGATTCGGGGTCGGTCTGGGCTCGGACACCCCGCCCGATCACCTTCCCGCGATCATCGACCAGTTGGAGTCCAGTGGGGTTGACTCGCTCTGGTTCTCCGAGCTGGTCTATTCGCCGGCGGTCGATCCGATGGTCGGAATGGCTTATGCACTGGCGCGGACCACGCGGTTGAAGGTGGGTACGTCGGTGGCGGTGTTACCGGGCCGGCACCCGGTGCTGGTGGCGAAACAGTTGGCATCGCTGGCAGCACTGGCGCCGAAACGGGTGCTTCCCGTCTTCGGGCTGCGCTCGGCGATTCCGGCCGAGCGTGAGGTGTTCGTGGTTCCTGACGGCGAGCGGGCGGCGGTGTTCGACGAGTCGCTGCGGATCCTGCGCGCGGTGTTGGCTGAGGATGCCGCCAGCTATCGCGGGGAGTTCTTCACGGTCACCGGGGCCGCGGTCGCGCCCCGGCCGTCGCCACCGCTGGACATCTGGGTGGGCGGCTCCTCACCCGCGGCATACCGGCGCATCGGTGAGCTGGCCGACGGCTGGCTCGGCAGCTTCCTCACTCCGGACGAAGCCAGGCAGGCGCGCGCGGCGATCGAACACGCCGCGGCGCAGGCAGGTCGGCATGTCGAACCCGACCACTTCGGCATCTCGTTGGCGGTGGCCGACGGCGAACTGCCCGCGGAACTGGCCGCAGCGGTACGCCGGCGTCGTCCGGATTGCGCTCCCGAGGAGCTGGTCGCCGCGGGCTGGGATGAGCTGCACCAGCAACTTGACGGGTATCTGGCAGCCGGGTTGACGAAGTTCGTCATCAGGCCGGTGGGTGTGCCGGCCGTGGACGGCTTCATCGACCGCTTCGTCACCGAGCTGCTGCCTCGCCAGAACTGA
- a CDS encoding DUF4345 domain-containing protein: MATAVSAFAAVFFLGMGLYALAAPATMIQVFGITLPTRESRSEVRAVYGGFGVAIAGVLAFAAFQPSPARTGIMITVGLALAGMAFGRLVSAVIDGRTPFYPNWFYFIVEAVVGGALLLTAQG; this comes from the coding sequence ATGGCAACAGCGGTGAGCGCGTTCGCCGCCGTGTTCTTTCTCGGCATGGGCCTCTACGCGTTGGCCGCTCCGGCCACGATGATCCAGGTGTTCGGCATCACCCTGCCCACGCGTGAGTCCCGCTCCGAGGTGCGGGCCGTCTACGGCGGCTTCGGTGTGGCGATCGCGGGTGTGCTGGCGTTTGCGGCCTTCCAGCCGAGCCCGGCACGAACGGGGATCATGATCACCGTCGGACTGGCATTGGCGGGTATGGCATTCGGTCGCCTCGTCTCGGCCGTCATCGACGGCAGGACCCCGTTCTACCCGAACTGGTTCTACTTCATCGTGGAAGCGGTCGTCGGCGGTGCACTGCTGCTGACCGCCCAGGGTTAA
- a CDS encoding DUF2855 family protein: MDFEILRKDLHQTRFASADAPTPADGEALLRVESFGLTSNNITYAVFGEAMRYWDFFPASDPDWGRLNVWGYAHVEESRHPDLAPGVRVYGYLPCASHLLITPDRINEKGFIDAAPHRLPLPSAYQGYRDVTTDPVYSADREAEHILFFPLFFTSFLIDDFVADEGFFGADTIVISSASSKTAIIAAYLLAKREGIHVVGLTSAGNRAFVEGLHVYDSVHLYDNISELPGDRAVYVDISGDGAVRADVHARYGDRLAHSSAVGMTHWTQMAQGSTDLAGPKPVFFFAPDRIQKRGADWGAAKLDQNVAESWAPFADWASNWLRIDRISSEDEIQQAYLELLDGKVDPTAGTIVDL; this comes from the coding sequence ATGGACTTCGAAATACTCCGCAAGGATCTGCACCAGACCCGGTTCGCATCCGCCGACGCCCCGACCCCGGCCGACGGCGAAGCCCTGCTGCGGGTGGAGTCCTTCGGGCTCACGTCGAACAACATCACCTACGCCGTCTTCGGCGAAGCGATGCGGTACTGGGATTTCTTCCCCGCGTCGGACCCGGACTGGGGCAGGCTGAACGTCTGGGGCTACGCCCACGTCGAGGAATCGCGGCACCCCGATCTGGCGCCGGGCGTGCGCGTCTACGGCTACCTACCGTGCGCTAGCCACCTGCTGATCACGCCGGACCGCATCAACGAGAAAGGGTTCATCGACGCCGCGCCGCATCGGCTACCGCTGCCCTCGGCCTATCAGGGCTACCGCGACGTCACGACCGATCCCGTCTATTCGGCCGACCGCGAAGCCGAGCACATCCTGTTCTTCCCGCTCTTCTTCACGTCCTTCCTCATCGATGACTTCGTCGCCGATGAGGGCTTTTTCGGCGCGGACACCATCGTGATCTCCAGCGCCTCGTCGAAAACCGCGATCATCGCGGCCTACCTGCTCGCGAAGCGTGAGGGCATCCACGTGGTAGGCCTGACTTCGGCGGGCAACCGCGCCTTCGTCGAAGGACTGCACGTCTACGATTCAGTTCACCTGTACGACAACATCTCTGAGTTGCCGGGCGACCGTGCGGTGTACGTCGACATCTCCGGTGACGGCGCGGTCCGCGCCGACGTCCACGCCCGCTACGGCGACCGCCTCGCCCACAGCTCCGCCGTCGGCATGACCCACTGGACCCAGATGGCGCAAGGCAGCACCGATCTCGCCGGGCCCAAGCCCGTCTTCTTCTTCGCCCCGGACCGCATCCAGAAGCGCGGCGCCGACTGGGGCGCCGCGAAACTCGACCAGAACGTCGCCGAGTCATGGGCGCCGTTCGCCGATTGGGCCTCGAATTGGCTTCGCATCGACCGGATTTCGAGCGAGGACGAGATCCAGCAGGCCTACCTGGAGTTGCTCGACGGGAAGGTCGACCCGACAGCAGGCACCATCGTCGATCTGTAA
- a CDS encoding three-helix bundle dimerization domain-containing protein, giving the protein MPPRARISEQTRIAEIERRLMEQFPQVNAALLDETVREHHSRFAASPIRDFIPLLVEKRVRQELTRLA; this is encoded by the coding sequence ATGCCGCCGCGCGCACGGATCAGTGAGCAGACCCGGATCGCTGAGATCGAGCGCCGCCTGATGGAGCAGTTCCCCCAGGTCAATGCCGCGTTACTCGACGAGACCGTCCGCGAACACCATTCCCGGTTCGCCGCGAGCCCCATCCGGGATTTCATCCCCTTGCTCGTCGAAAAGCGCGTTCGTCAGGAACTGACCAGACTCGCGTAG
- a CDS encoding TetR/AcrR family transcriptional regulator, with protein sequence MPPRPIEQRPAAARRARGEPRRLLLDAARELFARKDYRSTTTREIAAAAGVTEYLLFRNFGSKAGLFREALVAPFTSFVEEFGRTWQQVVPEETDEDELARHFVGQLYDVIVEHRGLLLTLAASEAFSEEEIAEAGIGDIRAAIAVLGKISTEGMQLRGLRSARPELPAHSTVAMIVGMVALRSAFFGDHQPSRDAIVDELVQASLHGFLHRHR encoded by the coding sequence GTGCCCCCGCGCCCAATTGAGCAGAGACCGGCCGCAGCGCGCAGAGCCCGCGGCGAGCCGCGGCGGCTACTACTCGACGCGGCCCGGGAGTTGTTCGCGCGCAAGGACTACCGCAGCACCACCACACGTGAGATCGCCGCGGCCGCCGGTGTCACCGAATACCTGCTGTTCCGCAACTTCGGTTCGAAGGCCGGCCTTTTCCGCGAAGCCCTGGTTGCTCCGTTCACCAGTTTCGTCGAAGAGTTCGGCCGGACCTGGCAGCAGGTGGTACCCGAAGAAACCGACGAAGACGAGCTGGCGCGCCATTTCGTCGGACAGCTCTACGACGTGATCGTCGAACATCGGGGCCTGCTGCTGACCCTGGCCGCGTCGGAGGCCTTCAGTGAGGAAGAGATCGCCGAAGCCGGCATCGGCGATATCCGGGCGGCCATCGCGGTGCTCGGAAAGATCAGCACCGAAGGCATGCAGTTACGTGGTCTGCGTTCTGCCCGTCCCGAGCTGCCGGCGCACTCCACGGTGGCAATGATCGTCGGCATGGTCGCGTTACGTTCAGCGTTCTTCGGCGACCACCAACCGTCGCGCGACGCGATCGTCGACGAGCTGGTGCAGGCGAGCCTGCACGGGTTCCTGCACCGGCACAGGTGA
- a CDS encoding TetR/AcrR family transcriptional regulator, whose translation MARTPDVGRRRQLLDALIDEFASGGIGDRSLRDVAAAVGTSHRMLLHHFTSRDELLLAIVAEVELRQMAVLAELPTDPADSVAAMWATLCRPELRPFERLFFECYSRGAQGEQPFARMVPGAVDDWLAEAARVAGDAYDPALVRLGLAVIRGLLLDLVATDDDAGVTGAVQAFADLLRAPGLK comes from the coding sequence TTGGCCCGCACTCCTGACGTCGGGCGGCGCCGGCAGCTGCTCGATGCCCTGATCGACGAGTTCGCCTCCGGCGGCATCGGAGACCGGTCCCTGCGTGACGTGGCGGCCGCGGTCGGCACCAGTCACCGAATGCTGTTGCACCACTTCACGTCCCGCGATGAGTTGCTGCTGGCGATCGTCGCGGAGGTCGAACTCCGGCAGATGGCGGTGCTCGCCGAGTTGCCCACCGACCCGGCCGACAGTGTCGCCGCGATGTGGGCCACCCTGTGCCGGCCCGAATTGCGTCCCTTCGAGCGGCTGTTCTTCGAGTGTTACTCCCGGGGCGCCCAGGGCGAGCAGCCGTTTGCCCGGATGGTGCCCGGCGCTGTCGACGACTGGCTGGCCGAAGCTGCGAGAGTCGCCGGGGATGCCTACGACCCGGCGCTGGTGCGACTGGGTCTTGCCGTCATCCGGGGACTACTGCTGGACCTGGTGGCCACCGACGACGACGCGGGCGTCACCGGGGCCGTGCAGGCTTTTGCGGATCTGCTCCGGGCGCCGGGACTGAAATAG
- a CDS encoding mycofactocin-coupled SDR family oxidoreductase yields the protein MADNRVGRVAGKIALITGAARGQGREHAIRLAEEGADIVAVDVCADIDGVAYPGATDSDLADTADLVEKSGRRIVTAKADVRDVESLRAAVAQGVDALGPLDIVVANAGISGVPAPAAMIEESAWQTMMDINLTGVWHTVKVALPHMTNGGGSIILISSMLGIRGGGYMAHYASAKHAVVGLMNSLANELAPQWIRVNSIHPGNVLTPMLDNDWFVRTLRPDLPNPTVQDAGEIIGQFHLLPKPLIEARAVSNAVLFLASDESQYITGAALPVDAGAVAKF from the coding sequence ATGGCAGACAACAGGGTCGGCAGAGTCGCCGGCAAGATCGCATTAATCACCGGCGCGGCACGGGGCCAGGGTCGCGAACACGCGATCCGGTTGGCCGAGGAGGGCGCCGACATCGTCGCGGTCGACGTCTGCGCGGACATCGACGGCGTCGCCTACCCGGGAGCTACCGACAGCGACCTCGCCGACACCGCGGACCTGGTCGAGAAGTCGGGCCGCCGCATCGTCACCGCGAAGGCCGACGTGCGGGACGTGGAAAGTCTGCGTGCCGCGGTCGCACAGGGCGTGGACGCGTTGGGCCCGCTCGACATCGTGGTGGCCAACGCCGGCATCAGCGGGGTCCCCGCACCCGCGGCGATGATCGAAGAATCGGCTTGGCAGACGATGATGGACATCAACCTGACCGGGGTGTGGCACACCGTCAAAGTGGCACTGCCGCACATGACCAACGGCGGCGGTTCGATCATCCTGATCAGCTCGATGCTGGGCATTCGCGGTGGCGGCTACATGGCCCACTACGCCTCCGCCAAACACGCCGTCGTCGGTCTGATGAACTCGCTGGCCAATGAGCTTGCACCGCAATGGATCCGGGTGAACTCGATCCACCCGGGCAACGTGTTGACGCCGATGCTCGACAACGACTGGTTCGTCCGGACCCTGAGGCCGGACCTGCCGAATCCCACCGTGCAGGATGCCGGGGAGATCATCGGACAGTTCCACCTGTTGCCCAAGCCGTTGATCGAGGCGCGCGCGGTCAGTAACGCCGTGCTGTTCCTCGCCTCCGACGAGTCGCAGTACATCACGGGCGCGGCCTTGCCGGTCGATGCCGGCGCCGTGGCCAAGTTCTGA